In one window of Cryptococcus depauperatus CBS 7841 chromosome 3, complete sequence DNA:
- a CDS encoding GTP-binding protein LepA has protein sequence MSSIFTSRRKCCLHSSLSRTLRPVEISSISFIPRYVSRIQNSSAKLAKVSRIRTFSASAHAKEKPAVNGTIKQMRILDMSQFPPERIRNLSIIAHIDHGKSTLADRLLQMTGTVPQSSNPQFLDKLKVERDRGITVKAQTVSLIYRYKDGHEYLINLIDTPGHVDFSYEVSRSLGACEGALLLVDCSQGIQAQTLSVFHHALEANLTMLAVVNKVDLPHAHPDETSEEIASSLGLERSKHIRISAKNGFGVENVLNGIVESLPGPKMWQSEEVEKLRGLIFDTFYDQFRGVVSLVRIFSGSIKKGDKVQFIQAGRKYEVLEVGISNPDEVPVGELGNGQVGYIVCNMKNSEEAFIGDTVCWADKPVEPLPGFQPMKAMVYAGIFPVDNADFPKLEESIERLTLNDRSVSVQRESSAALSQGFRLGFLGTLHMDVFRQRLEDEYSSEVIVTAPTVPYKVIYSDDTEEYISNPVEFPELTDSRARVARVEEPMINATIFVPNDYIGAMMDLCARYRGIQQEFRVLENSDRAVLKYQLPLAEIVTEFFSELKSQSSGFASFDYEEAGYEKSDLVKLNILINTKPVDALAMIVHKQAAQSIGKAWVSKLKEVVPRQQFELSLQAAIGQKVIARDNVKAFRKDVTAGLYGGHYERKLKHLNKQKDGKKRLKKLAGNIEIPQAAFFKVLSSRPRGFATVASERRETARAGCQPKRSSMPVWPTNSFSSQSLSAFAFSEQALVNDPILTHFPETPLMAEPDAPSRVAPIPQHTISPKVRSVALASLLSLTSRPPPRHATSSRLLQLYTELYMSAPRSQLFTVSEVQTILRALRALQVREAGDKRVAEEQLNPLVEEIKTLVGDDQKARRDLELLIISSKSLYNRTIRMKDVLRAENIFRDLFPQAPSIELKDRRMYQAVQTFIMYICALAGQQNRLEDWWDRMAREGFRPNGYAWIAKMICREKIGKGEEVENILAEALLTEELPEKDASILTNFAMLVFSRLARWDVVVKAYSSIRPSTDQEDLTAIRLATSISFSQHTATHEIPIPAFNTPLRRQTYSAFLRLLSLQGHLHAALTILKHIFEDNYTPSIQDYVSLFRGFALYGDIPAFYEGTSEAGKLLGVGFAKSVNGSVMKSFEERMSGIWQRGTMASHPTENYEEADNTNQGWSLEALDNLFASFISLRPIFQPNVSSVLTANPLEAEKQNSLYAKAPNRKAVWFILCAFARLTNGDEERLRRVWNQLETKFGDNNQEGWAGWRMDNRLLWLKKALFKSQ, from the exons ATGAGCTCTATATTCACCTCGAGAAGAAAATGCTGTCTCCATTCTTCGCTTTCTAGAACTTTACGGCCTGTCgaaatctcttcaatctcttttataCCTCGTTATGTCTCAAGGATCCAAAACAGCTCAGCCAAATTGGCAAAGGTTTCCAGGATAAGAACATTTTCAGCAAGCGCTCATGCTAAGGAAAAGCCTGCAGTTAATGGCACAATCAAACAGATGAGGATATTGGATATGAGCCAGTTTCCTCCTGAAAGAATACG GAACTTGTCCATTATAGCTCATATAGATCATGGGAAATCTACCTTGGCGGATCGTCTATTACAA ATGACTGGCACTGTCCCACAATCCTCAAATCCCCAGTTTCTGGATAAGCTCAAGGTGGAAAGAGATAGAGGCATAACCGTCAAGGCCCAAACCGTCTCTCTGATATACCGGTATAAAGATGGGCACGAATACTTGATTAATCTTATTGATACCCCTGGGCATGTCGATTTTAGCTACGAGGTCTCTAGAAGTCTAGGTGCTTGCGAGGGTGCTTTGTTATTGGTCGACTGTTCTC AGGGTATTCAAGCACAGACATTATCCGTCTTTCATCATGCCTTGGAAGCGAACTTGACTATGCTCGCAGTCGTCAACAAAGTTGATCTTCCTCATGCGCATCCTGACGAAACATCTGAAGAGATAGCCAGTTCATTGGGCTTGGAGAGAAGTAAACACATTCGCATTAGTGCAAAGAATGGATTCGGTGTTGAGAATGTTTTAAACGGCATTGTGGAAAGTTTACCAGGACCAAAGATGTGGCAGAGCGAGGAAGTCGAAAAGCTACGGGGATTGATCTTTGACACATT CTATGATCAATTTCGAGGCGTCGTATCTCTTGTACGAATTTTTTCTGGGTCTATCAAGAAAGGCGATAAAGTACAATTTATCCAGGCTGGACGTAAATATGAGGTCTTGGAAGTTGGTATCAGTAACCCCGATGAAGTACCTGTCGGTGAGCTTGGGAATGGCCAAGTAGGGTACATAGTGTGTAACATGAAGAATTCAGAAGAAG CTTTCATCGGCGATACTGTATGCTGGGCTGACAAACCAGTTGAACCATTACCAGGTTTCCAACCTATGAAAGCTATG GTTTATGCAGGTATATTCCCTGTAGATAACGCCGATTTTCCTAAACTCGAAGAATCCATTGAGCGACTTACTCTCAACGACAGAAGCGTTTCGGTCCAAAGAGAGTCTTCCGCTGCTTTGAGTCAGGGCTTCAGACTTGGTTTTCTCGGTACATTGCATATGGACGTCTTTCGCCAACGACTTGAAGACGAGTACTCTTCCGAAGTCATTGTTACTGCACCGACAGTGCCCTACAAAGTTATCTATAGTGATGACACAGAGGAATACATCTCTAACCCTGTTGAGTTCCCGGAGTTGACAGATTCAAGGGCGAGAGTCGCACGTGTAGAAGAACCAATGATTAACGCCACGATCTTTGTCCCCAATGACTACATAGGTGCAATGATGGATCTCTGCGCTCGCTATCGTGGTATTCAACAGGAATTTCGTGTCTTGGAGAACAGTGACAGAGCTGTTTTGAAGTATCAACTTCCTCTTGCTGAAATTGTGACTGAATTCTTTTCAGAACTGAAAAGTCAGAGTTCGGGCTTCGCCAGCTTTGATTATGAGGAAGCAGGGTACGAAAAATCTGACTTGGTCAAGCTGAATATATTGATCAATACAAAACCTGTAGATGCTTTGGCCATGATTGTGCACAAACAGGCTGCGCAATCTATAGGGAAAGCATGGGTGAGCAAATTGAAAGAGGTGGTCCCCAGACAGCAGTTTGAGCTTTCGCTTCAGGCTGCGATTGGGCAAAAGGTGATCGCAAGGGACAATGTGAAGGCATTCAGGAAGGACGTGACAGCAGGCTTATATGGAG GACACTATGAGAGAAAGTTAAAGCATCTGAACAAGCAAAAAGACGGCAAGAAGCGATTAAAAAAACTTGCGGGCAACATTGAGATCCCCCAAGCAgcctttttcaaagtttTGTCTTCCAGACCTCGGGGCTTTGCAACGGTTGCAAGTGAGCGCAGAGAGACAGCCAGAGCTGGTTGTCAGCCAAAACGGTCGTCCATGCCGGTGTGGCCTACCAATTCATTTTCAAGTCAATCTTTGTCTGCTTTTGCATTCTCAGAACAAgctcttgtcaatgatcCAATTCTCACTCATTTTCCGGAAACTCCCCTAATGGCCGAGCCAGATGCTCCATCGCGTGTCGCTCCTATACCTCAACACACAATATCCCCAAAAGTTAGGTCAGTTGCCCTTGCGTCTTTACTTAGTCTTACTTCTCGTCCTCCTCCTCGACATGCTACTTCTTCTCGGCTACTTCAGTTGTATACTGAGCTCTATATGTCAGCGCCCCGTTCTCAGTTGTTCACAGTTAGTGAGGTACAGACTATCCTTAGAGCTTTGAGAGCTTTGCAAGTGAGAGAAGCTGGCGACAAAAGAGTAGCTGAAGAACAATTGAATCCGCTTGtggaagaaatcaagacGTTAGTGGGTGACGATCAGAAAGCCCGGCGAGACCTAGAACTTCTCATTATCTCCTCCAAATCGCTTTACAACAGGACCATCCGAAtgaaagatgttttgcGAGCAGAGAATATATTTCGTGATCTATTCCCTCAAGCTCCGTCCATTGAACTAAAAGACCGAAGGATGTACCAGGCTGTACAGACTTTTATCATGTACATTTGTGCATTGGCTGGTCAACAAAACCGACTGGAAGATTGGTGGGATCGGATGGCAAGAGAAGGTTTTAGACCCAACGGGTATGCTTGGATCGCGAAGATGATTTGTagggaaaagattggaaagggagaagaagtcGAAAACATACTGGCTGAGGCGCTTTTGACTGAGGAACTGCCCGAGAAAGATGCTTCAATATTGACCAACTTTGCAATGCTCGTCTTTAGTAGATTAGCACGATGGGATGTTGTTGTCAAGGCATACTCGAGTATACGCCCTTCCACCGACCAAGAAGATCTCACAGCTATTCGGCTTGCCACAAGcatctccttttctcaacATACAGCAACTCATGAAATACCTATTCCTGCTTTCAACACACCACTCCGGCGGCAAACCTATTCAGCGTTCCTTCGATTGCTGTCTCTCCAAGGACATTTACATGCTGCCCTCACCATTCTCAAGCACATCTTTGAAGACAACTATACTCCTTCTATCCAAGATTACGTTTCACTATTCCGTGGCTTTGCCCTATACGGCGATATTCCGGCTTTCTATGAAGGCACAAGTGAAGCTGGCAAACTCTTAGGCGTTGGGTTTGCAAAGTCAGTCAATGGTAGCGTgatgaagagttttgaGGAGCGTATGAGTGGAATTTGGCAAAGAGGAACGATGGCCTCTCATCCAACAGAAAATTATGAGGAAGCTGACAATACAAACCAGGGCTGGTCACTTGAAGCCCTTGACAATTTATTTGCTTCCTTCATATCTCTTCGTCCAATTTTTCAACCCAATGTGTCATCCGTACTTACCGCCAATCCACtagaagcagaaaagcaAAACTCCTTGTATGCCAAAGCTCCAAACAGAAAAGCCGTGTGGTTCATCCTCTGTGCTTTTGCTAGACTTACCAATGGTGACGAAGAGAGACTGAGGCGAGTATGGAACCAATTGGAGACAAAATTCGGAGACAACAATCAAGAGGGGTGGGCTGGATGGCGGATGGACAACAGGTTGTTATGGTTGAAGAAAGCCTTGTTCAAATCTCAGTAA
- a CDS encoding cysteine synthase, which yields MIRTAVSVSRRSYATVAPKFGKSVAGFVGAIGNTPLIRLNRVSEETGCNILAKAEFMSPGGSIKDRAALYLVQDAEEKGLIRPGGTVVEGTAGNTGIGLAHVCRSKGYNCVIYMPDTQSQEKIDLLRMLGADVRPVPAVAFDNPQNYNHQAARYAASLDNAVWTNQFDNVANRNAHIVSTGPEIWDETEGKLDAFICATGTGGTLAGVTRYLVEKSNGKVESWLADPPGSVLYNLVENGAIKREGDGSITEGIGQGRVTNNLAPDLSLLSGALHVPDSASINMVYRLLDEEGLYVGASSALNVWAATELAKRKGKGSTIVTVLCDGAYRYQARLFSRVWLQSKGLETHIPNHLQKYIVLP from the exons ATGATACGTACAGCAGTCAGCGTATCCCGCCGTTCTTATGCCACTGTCGCTCCAAAATTCGGCAAGTCTGTTGCAGGCTTTGTAGGGGCCATTGGTAATACTCCCCTG ATACGACTTAATCGCGTTTCAGAAGAGACAGGATGCAACATTTTGGCTAAGGCTGAGTTTATGTCCCCGGGCGGTTCCATCAAAGACCGAGCTGCCCTCTACCTTGTCCAAGACGCAGAGGAGAAAGGTCTTATCCGACCAGGTGGTACTGTTGTCGAAGGCACTGCGGGAAACACAGGTATTGGCCTTGCCCATGTGTGTAGGTCCAAGGGATACAATTGCGTCATCTACATGCCCGATACTCAGAGTCAAGAGAAAATCGATCtgttgagaatgttggGTGCCGATGTGCGACCTGTCCCAG CGGTCGCCTTTGACAATCCACAAAATTACAATCACCAAGCTGCCCGATATGCTGCCTCGCTGGACAATGCTGTTTGGACTAACCAGTTTGATAATGTCGCCAACCGTAACGCCCACATCGTCTCCACTGGTCCCGAGATCTGGGACGAAACTGAAGGCAAACTTGACGCTTTTATCTGCGCTACGGGAACTGGCGGTACACTTGCTGGTGTCACCAGGTATCTAGTTGAAAAAAGTAATGGCAAAGTTGAGAGCTGGTTAGCCGATCCTCCTGGAAGTGTGCTATACAACTTGGTAGAGAATGGCGCAATCAAACGAGAAGGCGATGGGTCTATTACTGAGG GTATTGGACAAGGTCGGGTGACCAACAATCTTGCCCctgatctttctcttctctctggCGCCTTGCATGTTCCCGATTCCGCCTCTATTAATATGGTTTATCGTCTTCTTGATGAGGAGGGTCTTTATGTTGGTGCATCATCTGCACTCAACGTCTGGGCTGCCACAGAGCTAGCCAAGCGAAAAGGAAAGGGTAGCACTATCGTCACTGTCCTCTGTGATGGGGCGTATAGATATCAAGCACGTTTATTCTCCCGAGTATGGCTTCAATCCAAGGGCCTCGAAACCCACATCCCTAATCATTTACAAAAATACATTGTTCTTCCATAA
- a CDS encoding iron donor protein CyaY encodes MQRQLLARYLAGSCRRLPVRPTIIPLRARSTASNHTHHPSPLPTPVPSPETYERVSERDMETLLGNLERMVEDYGDGHWEVEYSSGVLTLSLPPHGTYVLNKQPPNLQIWMSSPVSGPSRFNWTPDADGRDGAWVHHRRDVRLGALLDGELRAVLTETKDVQDWRGVGLK; translated from the exons ATGCAAAGACAACTTCTTGCACGATATCTCGCGGGAAGCTGCAGAAGACTCCCTGTACGACCCACCATCATCCCTCTCCGGGCTCGCTCAACGGCGTCGAACCATACTCACCACCCATCCCCTCT ACCAACCCCTGTGCCATCGCCAGAAACCTATGAGCGCGTATCGGAACGAGACATGGAGACACTCCTCGGAAACCTCGAGCGTATGGTCGAGGACTACGGCGACGGCCACTGGGAGGTAGAATACAGC TCGGGCGTCTTGACACTCTCGCTCCCACCACACGGCACCTATGTGCTCAACAAACAGCCTCCCAACCTGCAGATCTGGATGTCCTCGCCCGTCTCTGGCCCCAGCCGCTTCAACTGGACACCCGACGCCGACGGGCGAGACGGTGCGTGGGTCCACCACCGACGGGACGTCAGGCTCGGCGCGCTCCTCGACGGCGAGCTGAGAGCGGTCCTCACCgagacaaaagatgtcCAGGACTGGCGAGGCGTAGGGTTAAAGTAA
- a CDS encoding NADH dehydrogenase [ubiquinone] iron-sulfur protein 8-B, mitochondrial — MRHLSLIRPAIAPLSAPVYRPLSTSATRLLATPHTSPQHINPGPIKSPNPKQTSTQNTVDSSKYPDYSQEPSALEKASQMLFLTEIVRGMWIVLEQFFRPPYTIMYPFEKGPLSARFRGEHALRRYPNGEERCIACKLCEAICPAQAITIESEAREDGSRRTTRYDLDMTKCIYCGFCQEACPVDAIVETQNQEYSTETREELLYNKEKLLMNGDRAEAEIAANLQSEHFYR, encoded by the exons ATGCGCCATCTATCCCTTATCCGCCCAGCAATTGCGCCTCTTTCAGCTCCAGTCTACCGTCCACTTTCCACCTCCGCCACCCGGCTCCTTGCCACACCTCATACCAGTCCTCAACATATCAACCCAGGCCCAATCAAATCCCCCAATCCAAAGCAAACAAGTACACAAAACACCGTTGACTCTTCCAAATATCCAGACTATTCCCAAGAGCCCTCCGCATTAGAGAAGGCGTCTCAAATGTTATTTTTGACTGAGATTGTGAGGGGTATGTGGATTGTGTTGGAGCAATTTTTCAGACCACCGTATACAATAATGTATCCATTTGAGAAGGGACCGTTATCTGCGAGGTTTAGAGGAGAGCATGCATTGAGACGATATCCCAACGGTGAGGAGCGATGCATCG CTTGCAAATTATGTGAAGCTATTTGTCCGGCGCAAGCTATAACTATCGAGAGCGAAGCTCGAGAGGATGGGTCAAGAAGGACTACCCGATATG ATCTTGATATGACCAAGTGTATCTATTGTGGTTTTTGCCAAGAGGCATGCCCTGTTGATGCCATTGTTGAGA CCCAAAACCAAGAATATTCTACGGAAACTCGTGAAGAACTTTTATacaacaaagaaaagctcCTCATGAATGGAGACAGGGCTGAGGCAGAAATCGCTGCCAACTTGCAGTCTGAGCAT TTTTACCGATAA